AACGTGGCAATGGCGGTGAGACTCACCAGCGCGCAGGGGATGACACTAAAGTGCTAACGACCCAACAAGGTGTCGTCATCTCTGACAATCAAAACTCTCTAAAAGCAGGCGCACGTGGGCCAACCTTATTAGAGGATTTTGTATTACGAGAAAAAATCCATCATTTTGATCATGAGCGTATTCCTGAGCGTATCGTTCATGCACGTGGTAGTGCTGCACACGGTTATTTTGAACTCACTGAGTCGCTCGAAAAATATACCACGGCGAAAATTTTGACTGAAACAGGTAAACAGACGCCTTTATTTACCCGTTTTTCTACGGTTGCAGGTAACAAAGGCTCAAAAGATACGCCACGTGATGTGCGTGGTTTTGCCGTAAAAATTTATACCGAAGAAGGTAATTGGGACATCGTTGGTAACAACATGCCGATTTTCTTTATTCAAGATGCGATGAAGTTTCCAGACCTCATTCATGCGGTCAAACCAGAACCAGATCGTGGATTTCCGCAAGCCGCTTCAGCGCACGATACCTTTTGGGACTTTGTGTCATTAAGTCCTGAGACCATGCATAATTTAATTTGGCTGATGAGTGATCGTGCACTACCACGTAGTTTACGCATGATGGAAGGCTTTGGTATTCACAGCTATCGTTTAATCAACAAAGAAGGCAAGAGCACCTTTGTCCGTTTCCATTGGAAACCTGTACTTGGTATACAGTCAACCACGTGGGATGAGGCGGTAAAAATCTCAGGCGCTGACCCTGATTATCATCGCCGTGATTTATTTGAAGCCATTAATAATGGCGACTATCCTGAATGGGAGTTTGGCGTACAGCTATTTACTGAAGAAGAGGCTGATAAATTCCCGTTTGATCATCTAGATGCCACCAAATTGATTCCAGAAGAGATGGTGCCCGTTAAAATCATTGGTAAAATGGTGCTAAACCGTTATCCAGATAATTTCTTTGCAGAAACGGAGCAAGTGGCGTTCTGTCCATCGCATCTGCCACCAGGTATCGACTTTAGTAATGATCCATTATTACAAGGTCGTCTGTTCAGTTATTTAGACACGCAGTTATCACGTTTAGGTTCGCCTAACTTTGCCCAAATCCCAATCAATGCGCCGAAATGCCCGTTTGCCAATAATCAGCAAGATGGTCATATGCAGATGCAAGTGACTAAGACTCGTGTACTCTATGAACCGCAAAGCTTAGATCCGACTAGACCGCGCGAAAGCGCCAAGCGTGGCTTTGAATCATTCCATGAGCAGTTGGATGATGGTGTGAAAGGTCGCGTGCGCGCAGAGAGCTTTGCCGATCATTATAGTCAACCGAGGATGTTTTATCGTAGCCAAACACCAGCTGAACAAGCGCACATTGCTTCTGCATATGCCTTTGAGCTAGGTAAAGTAGATACGGCGCATGTACGTACGCGTATGCTGAGTCATCTACCGCATATCGATGAAGACTTGGCAAATCGTGTGGCAAAAGCGCTAGGTATGGAACTGCCAGAGCCTGCTGATGCCGCTGCTCCTGTACAGGATATGGCGACATCGAAAGCAGTACAAACGATTGGTCTAACGCCTAAGAGTTTAAAAGGCCGTTTGATTGGTATCTTGGTCGCTGAAGGCTCTAAGCATAGTGAAATCAAAAAGTTCGAAGAGGCGGCAAAAGCGCAGGGTGCTAGCGTGAAAATCGTTGCGCCCAATAAAGAAGTTGTCTTAGATGACGACACTCGCATACAAGCAGATGAGCGTCTCGCTGGCGGTCCATCAGTGATGTTTGACGCTGTCGTTAGTATCATTATGCCAGACCAAGCTAAAAAGCTAGCAAAAGACAGCTCAGCACTAGATTGGTTTAATGATGCGTATGGTCATTGCAAAGCGATTGCTTATTGCGGCGCAACTGACGAATTTATCTTGAGTAAATTACCTATCGAAAAAGACAGTTTCGTGACGCCACTGGCTGAATTGGATACTTTTATTGAGAATGCCAAATCTCGTCTGTGGGAACGTGAGCCAAAGGTTCGTGATTTGGCATAAGGTAGTATTAAGTTTAAACTTCTGATACTTTTAAAATTTTACCGATTTAACGAAAACTCAGCCTTAGCGCTGGGTTTTTTTTATTGTAAGTTTTATAAAAAAGCAATTTATAGTCACAAGCGTTCACTCAAAGTCATTACAATTTGAATGGTGGGCGTTATACTAAATTCTATTAAGGCGCGTTAAAAGCGTCTCCTATAGTAGGGATATTATAACAGTGAGCAAGCATGTAGCAGGGAATGCAAATGAGTTTATGTGAAATTGTACGTTTAGAAGGATATATCCAAAGTACTTATCTTGCGGTATATCCAGATAAAATTATGCTGCTGGACGGTGGTTGCCGCCCTGATGTAGCGATGGTATTAGATTATATTAGAACGACGTTACAGCGACCAATCAGCGATCTAAAAGTCGTCGTGGTGACCCATATGCATCCTGATCATGCAGGGGGCGCTCATCAATTTAGAAAAGAGACGGGCTGTATCATTATTTCAGCAGAAAAAAAGCGTCAATGGTATAGCGGTATCGGTGGGCATGCAATGCATTTTGTGGATATAAATCTTGCGCATTATGTGGCGAGACGTCAAGGTCGCTCCCTTAAGAACCTGTATTATCCTGCCCATCTTACGCCTGATATGACCGTTAAAGATGGGGATAGTGTGCCGAAATTTGATGAATGGCAAGTGCTGGAAACACCCGGACATACAGATCGTGACTTGTCTCTATTTCATGTACCAAGTCGGCAAGTCTATACGGCCGACCTCATTATCAAACTGCGTCATAAGTTTGTGGCGCCTTTTCCTATTTATGATCCTAAAGTCTATATTCAGTCACTACAAAGAATAAAGGCGTTAAAACCTTCTATGGTCATGATGGCACATGGATGTGAGCTGGCAATAGATGCAGCAACTTTTGATATGCTGATTACGCAAGCACCTAAGCATCCACGGACGATCAAAGACACGATTAAGCATAAGCTACTGTGGCGAAAAGACGCTGACTTCACTATTTTTAAACGAAACCGTAAAAAATAAAGTGAAATTTTAAACAAAAAAAAGCCCAGTCACTATTAATATAATGACTGGGCTTTCTAAATATGGTGGGCCGACCGCGACTCGAACGCGGGACCAATTGATTAAAAGTCAACTGCTCTACCAACTGAGCTATCGGCCCTGAAGAGTGTATAAAAAAGCATGGCTTTTTTTAGCTCTGCAAGTGAATTTACAACTTCGTAAATTCGGTGAAGTTTTCTAAAAGAAAGCTTCTTAAACTTTGTTACTTATTATGCCAATACCTGATAGGGCAATGTACATAACAAGCATAATACTAAATATGGTGGGCCGACCGCGACTCGAACGCGGGACCAATTGATTAAAAGTCAACTGCTCTACCAACTGAGCTATCGGCCCTGAAGAGTGTATAAAAAAAGCATGGCTTTTTTAACTCTGCAAGATAAATTTCCTTAAAGGCAAACTTATTAAAACTAGACATCTAAAAAATGTCTTTAAACTTAATTTTTAATATTAGGTCAATCAACATTAAAAGAGGCATTAAGTTTGTTTCAACGTTTAAAGAATTTCTATCCCTAA
This region of Psychrobacter sp. JCM 18902 genomic DNA includes:
- a CDS encoding catalase yields the protein MKNNIDHTDPAKDMNTERGNGGETHQRAGDDTKVLTTQQGVVISDNQNSLKAGARGPTLLEDFVLREKIHHFDHERIPERIVHARGSAAHGYFELTESLEKYTTAKILTETGKQTPLFTRFSTVAGNKGSKDTPRDVRGFAVKIYTEEGNWDIVGNNMPIFFIQDAMKFPDLIHAVKPEPDRGFPQAASAHDTFWDFVSLSPETMHNLIWLMSDRALPRSLRMMEGFGIHSYRLINKEGKSTFVRFHWKPVLGIQSTTWDEAVKISGADPDYHRRDLFEAINNGDYPEWEFGVQLFTEEEADKFPFDHLDATKLIPEEMVPVKIIGKMVLNRYPDNFFAETEQVAFCPSHLPPGIDFSNDPLLQGRLFSYLDTQLSRLGSPNFAQIPINAPKCPFANNQQDGHMQMQVTKTRVLYEPQSLDPTRPRESAKRGFESFHEQLDDGVKGRVRAESFADHYSQPRMFYRSQTPAEQAHIASAYAFELGKVDTAHVRTRMLSHLPHIDEDLANRVAKALGMELPEPADAAAPVQDMATSKAVQTIGLTPKSLKGRLIGILVAEGSKHSEIKKFEEAAKAQGASVKIVAPNKEVVLDDDTRIQADERLAGGPSVMFDAVVSIIMPDQAKKLAKDSSALDWFNDAYGHCKAIAYCGATDEFILSKLPIEKDSFVTPLAELDTFIENAKSRLWEREPKVRDLA
- a CDS encoding MBL fold metallo-hydrolase, whose translation is MSLCEIVRLEGYIQSTYLAVYPDKIMLLDGGCRPDVAMVLDYIRTTLQRPISDLKVVVVTHMHPDHAGGAHQFRKETGCIIISAEKKRQWYSGIGGHAMHFVDINLAHYVARRQGRSLKNLYYPAHLTPDMTVKDGDSVPKFDEWQVLETPGHTDRDLSLFHVPSRQVYTADLIIKLRHKFVAPFPIYDPKVYIQSLQRIKALKPSMVMMAHGCELAIDAATFDMLITQAPKHPRTIKDTIKHKLLWRKDADFTIFKRNRKK